From a region of the Ignavibacteriota bacterium genome:
- a CDS encoding HipA domain-containing protein, producing MTQPQRCLFCYRALDDGSRDFHAACSRKMFGTPQPPELPYSEADMFDLAVQVVRSQIAVPGVQEKLSLELEKPVKSAGVRRFTIVGMWGRYILKPPSQHYPHLPEVEDCTMHLAELAGIRTVPHSLIRLHTGQCAYITRRIDRMGKDMLHMEDMCQLTGRLTEHKYHGSHEQIATAILQFSAHPLLDVGLFYEQVVFSFLTGNADMHLKNFSLINRPSIGWTLAPAYDMVATKLVIPEDREELALTLDGRKKNLTKKNFTNAFDRAGMDEKVVAAMLRRFEKALPKWVDRIRASFLPDRVSEQYTGLIVQRAERLGITVP from the coding sequence ATGACACAACCGCAGCGGTGCCTGTTCTGCTATCGAGCGCTGGATGACGGTTCGCGTGATTTTCATGCCGCATGCAGCCGGAAGATGTTCGGCACGCCGCAGCCGCCTGAACTCCCGTATTCGGAGGCGGATATGTTCGACCTCGCCGTACAGGTTGTGCGCTCGCAGATTGCGGTCCCCGGCGTGCAGGAGAAATTGTCGCTCGAGTTGGAAAAGCCAGTGAAGAGTGCGGGAGTCCGACGGTTCACGATCGTCGGCATGTGGGGACGGTACATCCTCAAGCCACCCTCGCAGCACTACCCGCATCTCCCGGAAGTGGAGGACTGCACGATGCATCTTGCGGAACTCGCGGGCATCCGCACCGTCCCGCATTCCTTGATACGCCTTCACACGGGCCAGTGTGCGTACATCACCCGGCGAATCGACCGCATGGGAAAGGACATGCTGCACATGGAGGATATGTGCCAGCTCACCGGGCGACTCACCGAACACAAGTACCATGGCTCACACGAACAGATCGCGACGGCGATACTGCAATTCAGCGCTCACCCGCTCCTGGACGTCGGCCTTTTTTATGAGCAGGTAGTGTTCTCGTTTCTCACCGGCAATGCCGACATGCACTTGAAGAACTTTTCCCTCATCAACCGTCCATCCATCGGGTGGACGCTCGCACCGGCCTACGACATGGTAGCCACGAAGCTGGTCATTCCGGAGGATAGGGAAGAACTCGCCCTCACGCTCGACGGTAGGAAAAAAAACCTTACGAAGAAGAATTTCACCAACGCCTTCGACCGCGCGGGTATGGACGAGAAAGTTGTTGCAGCTATGCTCCGCCGTTTCGAAAAAGCGCTACCGAAGTGGGTGGACCGGATCCGCGCAAGCTTCCTCCCCGATCGCGTGAGCGAGCAGTACACGGGATTGATAGTGCAGCGTGCGGAACGTCTCGGCATCACCGTGCCCTGA
- a CDS encoding type I glutamate--ammonia ligase: ALELDNEFLQRGGVFPESLIRQWLKVKREEVHAIATMPHPFEYEMYFTR; this comes from the coding sequence CGCGCTGGAACTCGACAACGAATTCCTACAGCGCGGCGGTGTGTTCCCCGAGTCCCTCATCCGCCAGTGGCTCAAAGTGAAGCGCGAGGAAGTACACGCCATCGCCACCATGCCGCACCCGTTCGAATACGAGATGTATTTTACGCGGTAG
- a CDS encoding HipA N-terminal domain-containing protein, producing the protein MRAADVYMYNTYAGRLVEDETGYTFRYDTAYLASASSQAVSLTLPLQKEAFRNTVLFPFFDGLIPEGWLLDIARENWKLDPRDRMGLLLACCRDCIGAASIRGTAGELQ; encoded by the coding sequence ATGCGCGCCGCTGACGTATACATGTACAATACCTATGCGGGCCGCCTCGTCGAGGACGAAACGGGATACACGTTTCGCTATGACACTGCGTATCTCGCGTCGGCATCATCACAAGCAGTCAGTCTCACGTTGCCTCTGCAGAAGGAGGCGTTTCGGAACACCGTCCTCTTTCCGTTTTTTGATGGACTTATCCCTGAGGGATGGCTCCTCGACATCGCGCGAGAGAATTGGAAACTTGATCCGCGCGACAGAATGGGTCTACTCCTCGCCTGCTGCCGCGATTGCATCGGCGCCGCAAGCATCCGCGGGACTGCCGGAGAACTGCAATGA
- a CDS encoding helix-turn-helix transcriptional regulator has translation MIKLERFIKQKRKSMGMTQPELAERAGVGLRFIRELEQGKTTLRMDKVNQVLRLFGHELAASPMDRDSHAAMVNARSKDDDDARR, from the coding sequence ATGATAAAGCTGGAACGCTTCATCAAACAGAAACGGAAAAGTATGGGCATGACACAGCCTGAACTTGCCGAACGTGCAGGAGTTGGCTTACGGTTTATCCGCGAGCTAGAACAAGGAAAGACCACGCTTCGCATGGACAAAGTGAACCAGGTACTGCGCCTGTTCGGTCATGAACTTGCGGCGTCGCCGATGGATCGCGACAGCCATGCCGCGATGGTGAATGCCCGGTCAAAGGACGACGACGATGCGCGCCGCTGA